AATCATTTATTTAAAGTACTTTTTTTATTATCAGATTTCAGCCTGCAAAAATATAAAACAAACCGAAATTAGAAATAGACTTGTGATAAAAAATAGAGTTTCGAGTTCTGAATTCTGAGTTGGAATTGCTTATAACTCAATACTCAATACTCGTAACTCACCCATCACCCATCACCCATCACTCATCACCCATCACCAAAAGCCAACGGCTAATGGCTAACAGCCAACAGCTAATAGCATATAAGTAAAGAAAATGAAATGACATATCGACAAAAATTGAATTAAACTAAAATTCCAATAAATTTATCAACAAAACGGCAATATTTTTGTACAAACTTTATAGAGTGAAAATAAAAATGTATTTTTGCATTATCAAAAAATAATAATTTAATAATTACAGGCATGGATGAACTTGAACCTATCGGAACACGAGATGATGTTTTTTCAAGAATTGTAAAAGCAGGAAAGAGAACATATTTTTTTGACGTAAAAAGTACACGCAACGGTCAGTTGTACATTACGATAACCGAAAGCGTTAAGCGTTTTGACGAAGAACAAGGTAAGTACACTTATCGTAAGCATAAATTATTTTTGTATAAAGAAGATTTTGAGAAATTTTCGCACGGCTTAGAAGATGTACTATCGTTTATTGAAACGGGAGTAGAGCCACCGGAAAGAGAATATCCGCCATACAATAGTTTCGATAATACTGACGAACAAAACGACGAATAAATCGTTTTTTGAGTATAATTGTTTCTTGTATAAACTTGTTTTAAAGGTAAGTTTTTGTCTGATATTTATTGCGTTCAAATTCTTTCTTGTAGTAAAACAAGTAAATTTAACCAATGTAAAAATTTAATTACTATATGGGCAAAGTAATAGCTATAGCTAATCAGAAAGGAGGAGTAGGTAAAACAACAACAGCCACAAATTTGGCTGCATCACTGGCTATATTGGAGTATCCAACGCTACTAGTAGATGCCGATCCGCAAAGTAATGCAACTATGGGAGTAGGCTTTAATCAAGAGGATATTAGAGCAAGCGTTTACGAGTGCATAATGG
The nucleotide sequence above comes from Lentimicrobiaceae bacterium. Encoded proteins:
- a CDS encoding DUF3276 family protein; the encoded protein is MDELEPIGTRDDVFSRIVKAGKRTYFFDVKSTRNGQLYITITESVKRFDEEQGKYTYRKHKLFLYKEDFEKFSHGLEDVLSFIETGVEPPEREYPPYNSFDNTDEQNDE